One Peptostreptococcus equinus genomic window carries:
- a CDS encoding N-acetylmuramoyl-L-alanine amidase, protein MKKCNIKLKSLIISLLISTSMLSTSFAQDNKAVNDVTIDAKQVENLVINDNSGQVNVELGVGKVNTSSNTQNSKDLVIDKSNIDLNNQDNNLNSVNDIKTSNLKVNDMTSNYSQKTAYLSQKIYGMDRYETAAKVSKQGWPNGSSTVVIVNGNNTINGLLATPLASTFNSPILLSNNNGISSYTMTELKRLKPSKIYLIGNISSIPQTVADSIKSITGASINRISAGGSSELSATVAEIIRKNHSVSTSYVVSEYNGMADALSIASKAGETKNPILITDNIFISDKALQFARSMQNVYYIGGESSMSNSIIDKISPYVNNGSRLNRIFGVDRHATNVKVIDKFYPNVKMDKVVVTRSDNAGLIDTVSAGPYASLIKAPILITNSSYISKYTKDLINVRTANIVYQIGGGISASIIETIVNRLSILNYKSPVDGKVIVIDPGHGGKDSGASGLDGQEEKDWNLVTALSCAQYLRDAGADVVLTRTNDYYPSLQERADISNTNPTVLFCSIHYNSAESSYANGVEVYKGEGNLASRAATNVLNNILGAFDLSQRAEGVKENPGYYVINNTTAPAILVEGGFMSNRHDVDILKYESAQKTMGIQIAKGIIETFR, encoded by the coding sequence ATGAAAAAATGCAACATAAAATTAAAAAGTTTAATTATTTCTTTATTGATTTCTACTAGTATGTTATCTACATCTTTTGCACAAGACAATAAAGCTGTTAATGATGTTACAATAGATGCAAAACAAGTGGAAAACTTAGTGATAAATGATAACTCTGGTCAAGTGAATGTAGAGCTTGGTGTAGGTAAAGTAAATACTAGTTCAAATACACAGAATTCAAAAGATTTAGTTATAGATAAATCAAATATTGATTTAAATAACCAAGATAATAACTTAAATAGCGTAAATGATATAAAAACTAGCAATCTTAAAGTAAATGATATGACGAGTAATTATAGTCAAAAGACAGCATATTTATCTCAAAAAATATATGGGATGGATAGATATGAAACTGCTGCAAAGGTGAGTAAGCAAGGTTGGCCAAATGGCTCATCAACAGTTGTAATAGTAAATGGAAATAATACAATAAATGGTCTATTAGCAACACCTTTGGCATCAACTTTCAATTCACCTATATTATTGAGTAACAATAATGGTATTAGTTCGTATACAATGACAGAATTAAAAAGATTAAAACCAAGTAAGATATATTTGATTGGTAATATATCTAGTATACCTCAAACAGTAGCAGATTCAATAAAATCTATTACTGGTGCAAGCATAAATAGGATATCTGCTGGTGGGTCAAGTGAATTATCAGCTACAGTTGCTGAAATTATAAGAAAAAATCATAGTGTAAGTACATCTTATGTAGTGAGTGAATATAATGGCATGGCTGATGCTTTATCTATAGCATCAAAAGCTGGTGAAACAAAAAATCCTATATTAATAACTGATAATATTTTTATAAGTGATAAGGCATTGCAATTTGCTAGAAGCATGCAAAATGTTTATTATATTGGTGGAGAAAGTTCTATGTCAAACTCAATAATAGATAAAATTTCTCCATATGTAAATAATGGTTCTAGATTAAATCGTATATTCGGTGTAGATAGACATGCTACAAATGTTAAGGTAATAGATAAATTTTATCCTAATGTTAAGATGGATAAAGTAGTTGTTACAAGATCAGATAATGCTGGTTTAATTGATACAGTATCTGCAGGACCATATGCATCTTTGATCAAAGCACCTATATTAATAACAAATTCTAGTTATATCAGTAAATATACTAAAGACTTAATAAATGTCAGAACTGCAAATATTGTTTACCAAATAGGTGGTGGAATCAGTGCTTCAATTATTGAGACAATAGTAAACAGGCTTTCAATATTGAACTATAAGAGCCCTGTAGATGGAAAAGTAATAGTTATAGATCCAGGACATGGAGGTAAAGATTCGGGTGCATCTGGTTTGGATGGTCAAGAAGAAAAAGATTGGAATTTAGTAACAGCATTATCATGTGCGCAGTATTTACGTGATGCAGGTGCTGATGTAGTACTGACTAGAACAAATGATTATTATCCAAGTCTTCAAGAAAGAGCAGATATAAGTAATACAAATCCGACAGTATTATTCTGTTCTATACATTATAATTCTGCAGAATCATCTTATGCAAATGGAGTAGAAGTATATAAGGGTGAAGGTAATTTAGCATCAAGAGCTGCAACAAATGTTTTAAATAACATACTAGGGGCATTTGATTTATCTCAAAGGGCAGAAGGAGTCAAGGAAAACCCAGGTTATTATGTAATAAACAATACAACTGCACCTGCTATTTTAGTTGAAGGGGGATTTATGTCAAATAGACATGATGTAGACATACTAAAATATGAAAGTGCCCAAAAAACGATGGGAATTCAGATTGCAAAGGGTATAATAGAAACTTTTAGATAA
- a CDS encoding Fe-S-containing hydro-lyase, translated as MINLRLPLSEEEVRKLKAGDIVSISGTLYTARDAAHKKMCQAIVDKKELPFDLDGKAIYYVGPSPTKPNSVIGSAGPTTSYRMDDLTIPLLKRGLRIMIGKGKRGQKVIDAMKEYGSAYLVAIGGAGAYISNSIKKCQIIAYDELGAEAVRKLEVENMILTVCIDSNGNNLYDISCK; from the coding sequence ATGATAAACTTAAGATTACCATTAAGCGAAGAAGAAGTAAGAAAATTAAAAGCAGGAGATATAGTAAGTATTAGCGGTACTCTTTATACAGCAAGAGATGCAGCACATAAAAAAATGTGTCAGGCTATTGTAGATAAAAAGGAATTACCATTTGATCTAGATGGGAAGGCTATATATTATGTTGGTCCATCACCTACAAAACCAAACTCAGTTATAGGATCGGCTGGACCGACTACAAGTTATAGAATGGATGATTTGACTATACCTCTTTTGAAAAGAGGATTGAGGATTATGATAGGAAAAGGTAAAAGGGGACAAAAGGTTATTGATGCAATGAAAGAGTATGGATCTGCCTATTTAGTTGCTATAGGCGGAGCAGGGGCTTATATTTCAAACTCAATTAAAAAATGTCAGATAATTGCATATGATGAATTGGGCGCTGAAGCTGTAAGAAAGCTAGAAGTGGAAAATATGATTTTGACAGTTTGTATAGATTCTAATGGCAATAATTTATATGATATTTCATGCAAATAA
- the ybaK gene encoding Cys-tRNA(Pro) deacylase, with protein MSKKNIKTNAMRLLESENIDYNFYTYSVEKEHVDGVTAAKAIGKDPKSVFKTLVTQANSKEYYVFVIPVGENLDLKKAAKVSKEKKVEMIHVKDITKVTGYIRGGCSPLAMKKVYKTFIDKSAKDQDKIIVSAGKIGYQIELSAEKLIKILDASFEELTI; from the coding sequence ATGTCAAAGAAAAATATAAAAACAAACGCAATGAGATTATTGGAAAGTGAAAATATAGATTATAATTTTTATACATATAGTGTGGAGAAAGAACATGTGGATGGTGTAACAGCAGCTAAAGCAATCGGTAAAGATCCTAAAAGCGTATTTAAGACTTTAGTAACTCAGGCAAATAGTAAAGAATATTATGTATTCGTAATTCCTGTTGGAGAAAATCTTGACCTAAAAAAAGCTGCAAAAGTAAGTAAAGAAAAAAAGGTTGAGATGATTCATGTAAAAGATATAACTAAAGTTACAGGATATATTAGAGGAGGTTGTTCTCCATTAGCTATGAAGAAAGTTTATAAAACTTTTATAGACAAAAGTGCCAAAGATCAGGATAAGATAATTGTTAGCGCTGGAAAAATTGGATACCAAATAGAGCTATCAGCTGAAAAACTTATTAAAATTTTGGACGCATCTTTTGAAGAATTAACAATATAG
- a CDS encoding NAD(P)-dependent malic enzyme: MMNYGEKSLKMHEQNKGKVSIKSKVEVTNKEDLSIAYTPGVAEPCLQINKRKDDVYKYTCKGNMVAVVSDGSAVLGLGNIGPEAALPVMEGKAILFKEFAGVDAFPICLATQDVNEIINSVKMIEPVFGGINLEDISAPRCFEIEEKLKEELDIPVFHDDQHGTAIIVSAGIINAAKLAEKKLEDLEIVINGPGSAGIAICKMLLSLNVKNILLCDRKGILNLKSENLNKVQKEMLKYTNKNNESGTLADALKGKDVFIGVSKPKMLTGEMVKTMADKSIIFAMANPDPEILPEEAREAGAFIVGTGRSDFPNQVNNVLAFPGIFKGALECGARQINEEMKLAAAYAIANFVDNAKLNREYILPLAFEEGISKAVAEAVKKAAKDTNVCRW, encoded by the coding sequence ATAATGAATTATGGAGAAAAATCCCTAAAAATGCATGAGCAAAATAAGGGGAAAGTAAGTATAAAAAGCAAGGTAGAGGTTACAAATAAAGAAGATTTATCTATTGCTTACACACCAGGTGTAGCTGAGCCTTGTCTACAAATAAATAAGAGAAAAGATGATGTATATAAATATACATGCAAGGGCAATATGGTTGCAGTAGTGAGTGATGGATCTGCAGTATTAGGATTAGGAAACATAGGTCCAGAGGCTGCACTACCAGTAATGGAAGGTAAGGCCATATTATTCAAAGAATTTGCAGGAGTTGACGCTTTTCCAATTTGCCTAGCAACTCAAGATGTAAATGAGATAATAAATTCTGTAAAAATGATTGAACCGGTATTTGGAGGTATAAATCTTGAAGATATATCAGCGCCAAGGTGCTTTGAAATAGAAGAAAAATTGAAAGAAGAATTAGATATACCAGTATTTCATGATGATCAACACGGAACAGCCATTATAGTTAGTGCAGGTATAATAAATGCTGCAAAGCTTGCAGAAAAGAAGCTAGAAGATCTCGAAATAGTAATAAATGGACCAGGTTCCGCTGGTATAGCAATATGTAAAATGCTTTTAAGTTTAAATGTAAAGAATATATTACTATGTGATAGAAAAGGTATATTAAATCTTAAAAGTGAAAATTTAAATAAAGTTCAAAAAGAAATGCTTAAATATACTAATAAGAATAATGAAAGTGGAACACTAGCAGATGCACTAAAGGGGAAGGATGTATTTATAGGTGTATCAAAACCTAAAATGTTGACGGGAGAAATGGTAAAGACAATGGCAGATAAATCTATTATTTTTGCTATGGCTAATCCAGACCCTGAAATTTTACCTGAAGAAGCTAGAGAAGCAGGAGCATTTATAGTAGGTACAGGAAGAAGTGATTTTCCTAACCAAGTAAACAATGTGTTGGCTTTTCCTGGTATATTTAAAGGTGCATTAGAGTGTGGTGCAAGACAGATTAACGAGGAGATGAAATTGGCAGCGGCGTATGCAATAGCAAATTTTGTAGATAATGCAAAGTTAAACCGAGAATATATTCTTCCTCTAGCTTTTGAAGAAGGTATTTCAAAAGCAGTAGCAGAAGCAGTCAAAAAAGCAGCAAAAGATACAAATGTATGTAGGTGGTAG
- a CDS encoding glycosyltransferase family A protein, translated as MKFSLLLGTYGSRLDDLDFLFASLDRQTYKKFELIVGSQTNFDKIENLLKKHSFSYKHVHAGGIGCSNSRNATMDLASGDVYTFTDDDCWYKDDTLEIVKSYFDKYDPDIASFQHYDPKLKKSTINYPDNPILGIGKRKLLKQATLDMWFNSKSIDPHKNKFDERFGIGTQYNSGEENIFIMDAYNLGCKRIYYFPVITAYHPYKAVNYIDEKSFLGKGPLFKRLFGPFAGFFIFILFSFKKRKELKENNNGKFLSIFIKALKEHIKFKL; from the coding sequence ATGAAATTTAGCTTATTACTTGGAACTTATGGATCAAGATTAGACGATCTTGATTTTTTGTTTGCAAGTTTAGATAGACAAACATATAAGAAATTTGAATTAATAGTAGGTTCACAGACTAATTTTGATAAAATAGAGAATTTATTAAAGAAACATAGTTTTTCATACAAACACGTACATGCTGGCGGAATAGGGTGCTCAAATAGCAGAAATGCAACCATGGATTTAGCTAGTGGTGATGTATATACCTTTACTGATGATGATTGTTGGTATAAAGATGATACTCTTGAAATTGTAAAGTCATATTTTGATAAATATGATCCAGATATAGCAAGTTTTCAGCATTACGATCCAAAATTAAAAAAATCAACGATTAATTATCCAGATAATCCTATTTTGGGTATTGGCAAGAGAAAATTATTAAAACAAGCTACATTAGATATGTGGTTTAATTCTAAGTCAATTGATCCACATAAAAATAAATTTGATGAGAGGTTTGGAATAGGAACTCAATATAATTCTGGAGAAGAAAATATTTTTATTATGGATGCCTATAATTTAGGATGTAAAAGAATTTACTATTTTCCCGTTATTACAGCATATCATCCATACAAGGCGGTCAATTATATAGATGAGAAATCATTTTTAGGTAAAGGGCCTCTATTCAAACGATTATTTGGTCCGTTTGCGGGTTTTTTTATCTTTATTCTTTTTTCTTTCAAAAAAAGAAAAGAACTTAAAGAAAATAATAATGGGAAATTTTTAAGTATATTTATAAAGGCATTAAAAGAGCACATAAAATTTAAGTTATAG
- a CDS encoding cell wall-binding repeat-containing protein: protein MKKIFKYILMFLALVIIYKGSGMILNKMYLKNYNRVQYTGDTRYDTLYSTILKKYKKSDEALLINVSYIDDAVSFSNYAYQKNIPIIYSDKTELDEKTEKIIKKLGVKKITIIGSDSSISNSVERNLNINDIKTERIIYKSGVEMSKKAFELTNKYKRINGIAIVSRSNFDLPNAISFAPYALNKNIAIVTTDQTLEDIINIKKIIEENKIENIYYISNNKGINENLISSLGKGVIINGKDRFEVNKNIINKFYANKSEQIYVSQAGKIMHRRYLDYGQLTNAMSALPLAAESNSPILFLEKEIPNKDEINIISRGKYKTINEMGFKIKRRKIFDIERFAKPTTILLVIISMFVIYRTLSKKDHNL from the coding sequence ATGAAGAAAATATTTAAATATATATTAATGTTTTTAGCATTGGTAATTATATATAAAGGAAGTGGAATGATATTAAATAAAATGTATCTAAAAAATTATAATCGTGTTCAATATACAGGAGATACTAGATATGACACATTATATAGCACCATTTTAAAAAAATATAAGAAAAGTGATGAAGCTTTGCTGATTAATGTTTCATATATAGATGATGCTGTAAGTTTTTCTAACTATGCCTATCAAAAAAATATACCAATAATCTATTCAGATAAAACGGAATTAGACGAAAAAACAGAAAAAATTATCAAGAAACTAGGTGTGAAAAAGATTACTATTATTGGCAGTGACTCAAGTATATCAAACTCAGTGGAAAGAAACTTAAATATTAATGATATAAAAACGGAAAGAATAATTTATAAATCAGGGGTAGAAATGTCTAAAAAGGCATTTGAACTCACAAATAAATATAAAAGGATAAATGGAATAGCAATTGTAAGTAGATCTAATTTTGATTTACCAAATGCTATATCATTTGCTCCATATGCATTGAATAAAAATATAGCTATAGTTACGACTGATCAAACATTAGAAGATATTATTAATATAAAGAAAATAATAGAAGAAAATAAAATAGAAAATATTTATTATATATCAAATAACAAAGGTATTAATGAAAATTTAATCTCTAGTTTAGGTAAGGGTGTTATTATTAATGGAAAAGATAGATTTGAAGTAAATAAAAATATAATTAATAAATTTTATGCAAATAAATCTGAACAGATATATGTATCGCAAGCTGGTAAGATTATGCATAGGAGATATTTGGACTATGGACAACTAACAAATGCCATGAGTGCATTGCCATTGGCAGCAGAATCTAATTCTCCGATTTTATTTTTAGAAAAAGAAATTCCCAATAAAGATGAAATTAATATAATTAGTAGGGGTAAGTATAAGACTATAAATGAAATGGGTTTTAAAATAAAAAGAAGAAAAATATTTGACATTGAGCGTTTTGCAAAGCCAACTACTATATTATTGGTCATAATTTCAATGTTTGTAATATATAGAACACTTTCTAAAAAAGACCATAACTTGTAA
- a CDS encoding glycosyltransferase family 2 protein, translated as MVAFNEKNYIDGLVSVIIPVYNSEKFLEETVDSVLKQTYNEIEIICIDDKSTDNSGKLIDSLSSKYKNIIPIHLEENSGVATARNVGIENANGRYIAFLDSDDKWKEEKIEKQINFMKENDYAFTFTTYSFINENSKILNKKVKAKKEVSYKQMLVHNRISCLTVVIDRYKVDKINMPKIRHEDYATWLNIMRDGTNAYGLDEDLALYRSSGDSLSGNKLKAAKWTWNILRNVEHLNIVRASAYFTVYASVNVIKHFIKR; from the coding sequence ATGGTAGCTTTTAATGAAAAAAACTATATAGATGGATTGGTATCTGTAATTATACCTGTATATAATTCAGAAAAGTTTTTAGAAGAAACCGTTGATTCCGTACTAAAGCAAACATATAATGAAATAGAAATTATTTGCATAGATGATAAATCAACTGATAATTCAGGAAAATTGATAGATAGCTTATCTAGTAAATATAAAAATATAATACCTATACATCTAGAGGAAAATTCCGGAGTTGCTACTGCTAGAAATGTGGGAATAGAGAACGCAAATGGAAGATATATAGCATTTTTAGACAGTGACGATAAATGGAAAGAAGAAAAAATAGAAAAACAAATAAATTTTATGAAAGAAAATGATTATGCATTTACTTTCACTACATATAGCTTTATAAATGAAAATAGTAAAATATTAAATAAAAAAGTTAAAGCAAAAAAGGAAGTTAGTTATAAACAAATGTTAGTACATAACAGAATATCATGTTTAACTGTAGTCATAGATAGATATAAGGTGGATAAAATCAATATGCCTAAAATAAGGCATGAAGATTATGCCACTTGGTTAAATATTATGAGAGATGGCACAAATGCTTATGGTTTAGATGAAGATTTAGCTCTTTACAGAAGTAGTGGCGATTCTCTATCTGGAAATAAATTGAAGGCTGCTAAATGGACTTGGAATATATTAAGAAATGTGGAGCATTTAAATATTGTAAGAGCCAGTGCTTATTTTACTGTTTACGCTTCTGTAAATGTAATCAAGCATTTCATAAAAAGATAG
- a CDS encoding fumarate hydratase, producing MRIINSLEIEEQVKKMCIDGCINLDESVINSFKENRDKEESEVAKNILGVLIDNAKIAKENQIPLCQDTGMAVFFVKMGQDIHIEGDTITDAINKGVSRAYVDGYLRKSVVSPIQRINTKDNTPAIIHYEMVKGNKLEIEYAAKGFGSENMSQMKMLKPSDGIEGIKEFILKVVKEAGPNPCPPIIVGVGIGGTVDKCAQISKKSLFREIGEHNENQFIKDLEIEMLEKVNEIGIGPQGLGGKTTALAVNIETFPTHIAGLPVVVNINCHSSRHKKVIL from the coding sequence ATGAGAATAATTAATTCTTTAGAAATAGAAGAACAGGTGAAAAAAATGTGTATTGATGGATGTATTAATTTGGATGAAAGCGTAATTAATTCATTCAAGGAGAATAGAGATAAAGAAGAAAGTGAAGTTGCAAAAAACATTTTAGGTGTTTTAATAGATAATGCAAAAATAGCAAAAGAAAATCAAATCCCACTATGCCAAGATACTGGTATGGCTGTATTTTTTGTAAAAATGGGTCAGGACATTCATATAGAAGGAGATACAATCACTGATGCAATAAATAAGGGTGTATCAAGGGCATATGTGGATGGTTATCTAAGAAAATCAGTAGTAAGTCCTATACAAAGAATAAATACAAAAGATAATACACCAGCCATTATTCACTATGAAATGGTAAAAGGCAATAAACTAGAAATAGAATATGCAGCCAAAGGATTTGGGAGTGAAAATATGAGTCAGATGAAGATGTTAAAACCATCTGATGGAATAGAAGGGATAAAAGAATTTATTCTAAAAGTTGTAAAAGAAGCTGGACCTAATCCGTGTCCACCTATTATTGTAGGCGTAGGAATCGGAGGAACTGTGGACAAATGTGCACAAATATCAAAAAAATCCTTATTCAGAGAAATAGGGGAGCATAATGAAAATCAGTTTATAAAAGATTTGGAAATTGAAATGTTGGAGAAGGTCAATGAGATAGGGATAGGTCCACAGGGTCTAGGTGGCAAGACTACTGCATTAGCTGTAAATATTGAAACTTTTCCGACTCATATAGCAGGTCTACCTGTAGTAGTCAATATAAATTGTCATTCATCAAGGCATAAAAAAGTAATATTATAA
- a CDS encoding sugar transferase: MSLNKYKGNDNILRSYIDKINYSQINKGKIFDAYQRVFDIVLSLIALIPSLPILAIFALLIKIEDGGPVFYKQERLGKNGREFFVYKLRSMKTDAEKFGAQWAEKDDPRVTKIGKFIRNTRIDEIPQLWNIFIGDMGIIGPRPERPIFVKEFEEKYDGFVNRLAIKPGLTGWAQVNGGYEMDPKEKLEHDIYYIRNRSIWMDIKIVFMTVGVIFTGEGAR, translated from the coding sequence ATGTCCTTGAATAAATATAAGGGGAATGACAATATTTTGAGATCTTATATCGATAAAATAAATTATTCCCAAATAAATAAAGGCAAAATTTTTGATGCATATCAAAGGGTATTTGATATAGTACTATCACTAATTGCCTTAATACCATCACTGCCAATACTAGCAATTTTTGCTTTACTGATTAAAATTGAGGATGGAGGTCCTGTTTTTTATAAACAGGAAAGATTAGGAAAAAATGGGCGTGAGTTTTTCGTATATAAACTTAGATCTATGAAAACTGATGCAGAAAAGTTTGGTGCACAATGGGCTGAAAAAGATGATCCTAGAGTTACGAAAATAGGAAAATTCATAAGAAATACTAGAATAGATGAAATACCACAATTGTGGAATATTTTTATAGGCGATATGGGGATTATTGGACCTAGACCAGAAAGACCAATTTTTGTAAAAGAATTTGAAGAGAAGTATGATGGATTTGTAAATAGATTGGCCATAAAGCCAGGCCTTACTGGTTGGGCTCAAGTAAATGGCGGATATGAAATGGATCCAAAAGAAAAATTAGAGCATGATATTTATTATATAAGAAATAGAAGTATATGGATGGATATAAAAATTGTATTTATGACTGTAGGAGTCATATTTACAGGAGAGGGCGCAAGATAG
- a CDS encoding CvfB family protein → MVNFGRANKLKVLREKEYGLFLDGQTGNTNDDIFLHKKNIISKDIKIGDEIEVFVYRDSQKRLVASEKMPLACEDEVAILRVCDNTDIGCFIDIGLERDVLVPFREKKYPVFIDQYYPFYVYIDKTGRLAATTDVEPHLSLDSNLQQGDICSGYVIGFQTNGTALICIEGAYLGIILKEEYYTRIKEGDKLENLRVIKIYEDGRVGLTTRSERRYEIDNLEKRIISYLEGNDGFMRFNDKSDPEELRIVFNTSKKNFKRTLGTMMKNKLIVQDEEGTRLI, encoded by the coding sequence TTGGTTAATTTTGGTAGAGCAAATAAATTAAAAGTTCTTAGAGAAAAAGAATATGGTCTATTTTTAGATGGACAAACAGGAAATACAAATGATGATATATTTTTGCATAAAAAAAATATTATTAGTAAGGATATTAAAATTGGAGATGAAATAGAGGTATTTGTATATAGAGATTCACAAAAAAGATTAGTTGCTAGTGAGAAAATGCCATTAGCGTGTGAAGATGAGGTCGCTATTTTAAGAGTGTGTGATAATACAGATATAGGGTGTTTTATTGATATTGGTCTGGAAAGAGATGTACTAGTACCATTTAGAGAAAAGAAATATCCAGTTTTTATAGACCAATATTATCCATTTTATGTATATATAGATAAAACGGGTAGACTGGCTGCTACTACAGATGTGGAGCCACATTTATCATTAGATAGTAATCTGCAACAAGGTGATATTTGTAGTGGATATGTAATAGGCTTCCAAACAAATGGAACAGCTCTTATTTGTATTGAGGGTGCTTACTTAGGTATAATTTTAAAAGAGGAATATTACACAAGGATAAAAGAAGGAGACAAGTTAGAAAATCTAAGGGTTATAAAAATATACGAAGATGGAAGAGTTGGGCTAACTACTAGATCTGAGAGAAGATATGAAATAGATAACCTAGAAAAGAGAATAATTTCTTATTTAGAAGGAAATGATGGTTTTATGAGGTTTAATGACAAATCAGATCCTGAAGAATTGAGGATAGTATTTAATACAAGTAAAAAAAATTTTAAAAGAACACTTGGCACTATGATGAAAAATAAATTAATTGTTCAAGATGAAGAAGGAACAAGATTAATATAA
- a CDS encoding stalk domain-containing protein, whose amino-acid sequence MEKFDKKRLGSLLNKSLIIFIAFLIMISLFKLFLYHNSQKNLISQFKNTHIRENLVINNKKVKLNKPYKIKGETVYVPIIELCENFGADTSYTFKPYGGIDLKYKKSIYHLKRGSNIVEYSNRANKVTIDGPVVYMEDTLYMPIDFIYKVLDVNVEKASNGTVYMNNYPYKFNYDWIKQNKFIAHALGGVDGFKYTNTKEAMESSYNKGIRVLEGDLTMTSDGKLVLCHSFSKEYLKAYKLPENWSSEKPTQKKFLSEKIKGKYTTLSFEDIANYMKEHKDVYFVVDLKDNSTSNVNKSYKELLRVGKNVDTEILKRIIPQINNSHMYKPIMNIYNFKSMIYTIYDKNEKEISKAIDFSFEHGIKILSINNANISKDLQDKINNTGMGIYMFNYNNEQEISNFKYPFIRGVYTDFLPTQKINRDKEGNIMKEVDNKKNTTPSNDTANNNANIQEIEGIN is encoded by the coding sequence ATGGAAAAATTTGATAAAAAAAGACTTGGTTCGCTTTTAAATAAAAGCCTAATAATTTTTATAGCATTTTTAATAATGATATCCCTATTTAAATTATTCTTATATCATAATAGCCAAAAGAATTTAATATCGCAGTTTAAGAATACGCATATTAGAGAGAACCTAGTAATTAATAATAAAAAAGTAAAATTGAATAAACCTTATAAGATAAAGGGAGAGACTGTTTATGTTCCAATTATAGAATTATGTGAGAATTTCGGAGCAGATACGTCATATACTTTTAAGCCATATGGTGGAATAGATTTAAAATACAAAAAAAGTATATATCATCTAAAGAGAGGATCAAATATTGTAGAATATTCTAATAGAGCTAATAAAGTTACAATTGATGGACCAGTAGTTTATATGGAAGATACCTTATATATGCCAATAGATTTTATATATAAAGTATTAGATGTCAATGTAGAAAAAGCTAGCAATGGTACTGTGTATATGAATAACTATCCGTATAAGTTTAACTATGATTGGATAAAACAAAATAAATTTATTGCTCATGCTCTTGGTGGTGTAGATGGATTTAAATACACTAATACAAAAGAGGCGATGGAAAGTTCATATAACAAGGGAATAAGAGTCTTAGAGGGAGATTTGACAATGACATCTGATGGTAAGCTAGTACTATGTCATTCATTTTCTAAAGAATATTTAAAAGCATATAAGCTTCCTGAGAATTGGTCTAGTGAAAAGCCTACACAGAAAAAATTCTTATCTGAAAAAATAAAAGGTAAGTATACTACATTGAGTTTTGAAGATATAGCTAATTATATGAAAGAACATAAAGATGTATATTTTGTAGTAGATTTAAAGGATAATTCTACATCAAATGTCAATAAAAGTTATAAAGAATTATTAAGAGTGGGAAAAAATGTTGATACTGAAATTTTGAAAAGAATTATACCACAAATAAATAATTCTCATATGTATAAACCTATAATGAATATTTATAACTTTAAATCAATGATTTATACTATTTATGATAAAAATGAAAAAGAAATAAGCAAAGCTATAGATTTTTCTTTTGAACATGGTATAAAGATTCTATCAATAAATAATGCTAATATTTCTAAAGATTTACAAGATAAGATTAATAATACAGGAATGGGAATATATATGTTCAACTATAACAATGAACAAGAAATATCTAATTTCAAATATCCATTTATTAGAGGTGTATATACAGATTTCTTACCAACACAAAAAATTAATAGGGATAAAGAAGGTAATATAATGAAAGAGGTAGATAATAAAAAAAATACAACCCCATCTAATGATACAGCAAATAATAATGCCAACATACAAGAAATTGAAGGAATAAATTAG